The genomic region TCTACTTCAGCACCGTGGGGTCAGGGGGCGCGATCTTCGCGGTGGCCGCGGATGCGTCGCGGATCGAAGGCATTGCTCGCACGGGGCCGCCCGGCGAGCTTTACGTCGGATTGGCGACAAGCTTTTCACTTTCGCCGGCGGGCTGGTATCTGGTCTACGACACTTGCGCTTATCCCGTCTTCTATCCCGACACTCGAGGAGCGCCGCCGTGGCATCGATACCAGCGGGAACTTGTCCGCGTGTCGACCGACGGCACGGGCGACACCCGGTTGACGACGGATGCCGCGTTTGACGCATATCCGTCCTGGTCACCCGACGGCAGCCGGATTGCGTTCATCTCCGATCGCCATTACGCAGCATCCGGGAGATACCCGGGCCCGCGTCTCTACACTATGTCGGTCACCGGTGCCGACGTGCAGGTCCTCGATACCCGGCTGGAGAATTCCGCGGCTGGGCTGACTGCGAGCAGCGACGCCGCCGGGCGTGCCGGTTCCGACTCGCCGGACGGCTATGAGTCCCTTGCCGAGCATCCGCCCCAATGGTCGCCGGACGGTCGGCGTCTCGCCTTTGTGGGTGTCGAAGACAATCGGCGACGCGCCATATACACCGTCGATGCCGAAGGCGGGGACCTGCGCCGGCTCACCGATACGGTGAGCGGGCCGTCGTGGTCGCCGGACGGCAAACGCCTAGCGTTTGCCAAGCCTGAGACCAATGACGTGGCGCTTTACACCATTGCCGCGGACGGCTCGGACGCGCGGCGGCTGACGCACATCCCCCGCAAGACCTGGCGCCCGCAGCGCGGGGAGCCCGATCCGCAGCGAGCCTGGATCGAGCTGGTGGCCTGGTCACCCGACGGCTCCAACATCCTCTATGCGTGTGGCGGTATCTGCGTGGTCGCCGAGGACGGCACACCGACGAACGAGATTCTCCTACCGGGCGATGCAGCAGCCTGGTCGCCGGACGGATCGCGCATCGCGATCAGCCTCATCCGAGAGAAACTAAAGCTCGGCGACGTCATGCTGTATAGCGCGGCGGCGGACGGCAGCGAAAGGCGGGACCTCGTCTATAGGGGGCTCGGGGAACCAGTGATAGCGCCGGTTGCGATGCAAGCGGGCTTTGTGCGCGTAACGGCAGACCTGGTGCCGGGTGCCATCGGGATTGCTATGCACGAACCCAGCGCGAATGCCAGGCCTGTGCCGTGACTGCGAGGCGCTTCGGGGCCGGCCAGCCGGCCGTTCCGCAGCAAGACGTGGACGCTCCGGTCGCCGTCGTCGACCTCGCCGTTCTACGACCTGAGCCACACCCTCACGGTCCGTGCCGAACCAACTCAAGCAGCATGATCTTGGGCACCGGATCGTCAGGTAGGTGCGGATCGGACGGGTTGGGCCGGATGTCCACCAGGCTCCGAAGTAGGAATCCCTGCCGCCGAAACTCGGCCATCAGGTCCTTGAACGAGCGGTAGTAGAACGGGACCTCATATCGCGCTTGGTCTGTGCCAAACGTCTGCGCGAGCGCTCCCGATCTGAAGTAGTCGTCCACCTTTCCGCGTGCGGCGACCGCGTAGGGATTGTTCAGCGACAGCAGAAACCGACCGTCGGGATTGAGGGCATCGGCGATACCGGCGAGAACGCCAGCGTGATCCTCGCAGTCCTCGAGCACCATGTTCGCGATCGCCAGATCGAATGCCCCGCAGTGGGACGGCAACCCATCGGCCAAGTCCGCCTCGACATACTCAATGGCGAGTTGATCCTGCTCCTCGAAGGTCCGCGCGAGGTGCAGCAGCTTCGGCGAAATGTCGACGGCCACCACCTCGGCCCCGTGGCGCGCGAATAAGCGGGCCACGTGACCTTCGCCACAGCCCGCATCCAGGACCCGCTTGCCGGAGACCTCGCCCGCCATCTCGAGGAGACGGCAGGCGAGGTGGGAAAGAAAGGCATTCAGCGAGCCCGAGCGAACCTGGGCCGCGTACCAATCGGCAATGGGGTCGTAGGCGGCCATCACGTCAGAGCCCTCAGGTCGGACCAGCTCGGATCGCGCGGCCCGAAGGGCGCCCACTCGAACCCAATGCGCCAACGGGCGAAGCCGGTCAACGGACCGCCGCTATCCGTCAGCACGCAAATTCCCTGATACCACGGCCCCGGACCGTCGCCGGGCCGGTACCCCGAGCTGCGAACCACGAGCGCCGCCCGGCCATTCGGAAGCGCGACTCGCAGGAGCGTTGGGCCCGGCGTGTGGCCGCACAAGATGAGGTCGGCCGACGCGACGCCTTCGCGGGATAGCGCCACCTCGATCTCCTGCTCGGTAAAGGCGGGAGTGAAGGCCGGGTCCGTGTCCCAGATCGTGGCGAACGGATTGCCCGGCATGCCGTGGCACACGAACACGTCCCCTTCCCGCGCCCCGCCCAGCGACAACTCCGCAGGCAAGGCCCGCAGCCACTCGAGGTCCGTGGCGCTGATCTCAGCCTGACCCCGCTCGATATGCGACAAGAAATAGTCCGGTGAGTCCGGCCGGCGCCGGCGGGCGGCCACGGTCGAATCCCAGCGAGGCGTTCCCCAGTCGCGCAGATAGGCCTCGTTGTTGCCGTAGATGACGTCGACTCCCTCCGCGCGCAAGAGATCCATCGTCTCGCCGGGCGGGTCGGGCGAAAACGGCGAGGTCAGAAAGTCACCGCAATGCACGACGCGATCGGGGGCGTGGCGCCGGCATGCCTCGATCGCGGCATCGAGACCCGGCACGAAGCCGTGCGTGTCACCGATCAGGCATATCCGCATGCCGCGCACCACAAGACACTGCCAGGTACAAACCGAATTTGGGCAAGTCTACGGATGGTGCTCCGCGTCCATCCTTCGACCGCGGCGTCGCGCCTACTGTGGAAGGCCCGGCCTAAACGTGGACGTACAGCTCACCGTCGTCCACCTCGACGGTGTATGACCTGAGGCGCTCACCGAGGCCGCGAATGCGCTCGCCGGTGTCGAGGTCGAACTCGACCTGGTGCCAGGGGCAGAGCAGCACGCGTCCGTCGAGGACCCACTCCAGCTGCCAGTCGGTGTCCGCCGAGCCCATCAGCGTGCCGCTGATCGCGCCTTCGCAGGCGGGTCCCAACTGATGCGGGCAGCGGTTGCGGTAGGCCCGGAACTTGCCATTGACGTTGAAGACCCCGATCTCGAAGTTGCGGTGCTTGACGAACGTGCGCTCGCCGGGCGCCAGCGCGTCGGCGGGTCCCGCGTGAATGCGCGCCATGTGAGCTAGCCAGCTCGCACGGGCGCGTCGATGCCGAACAGCGCCAGCGCGTTCTCGCCCATGATCTTCCGCTTCGCGTCCGCCGGGAACGGCATGTTGAGCACCTGGCGCGGATGATCGAAGTCGTGGTGGGGCCAATCGGACGCGAACAGGACCTGGTCGGCGCCGTCGAACATGTCGAGCATCGTCACCAGGTCCTGGGGACGCTCGGGTTCCTCGATTGGCTGGGTCGAGAAGTAGAACTTCCGGATGTAGTGGCTCGGCGGGTGTTCAAGCAGCGGCGCCAGCGAGCGGTATTCGTGGTACTCCTTGTCCAGCCGCCACATCGTAAAGGGCACCCACGAGATGCCGCCCTCGGTGAAGACGATGCGTAGGTCGGGGAATCGCGCCGGTATGGCCGATTCGAGCATGCTGAACATATTCGCCATCAGGGCAAACTCGTGCTGGATGGGGTGGCGGAACAGAATGGTGCGGAACTGCTCGACGTTGAAGGGGAACGCGGCGTGAATCAGGCCCACGCTGTGCAGCATCACCGGCAGCCCCATCTCGGCGGCGGCTTCGAAGATCGGCGTATAGCGCCGAGCGCCCCACAGCGGACTGACGCCCGCCGTCGGCAGGTACACACCGACAAACTCATCGAGCGCGCCGTAGCGGCGGATTTCGCGCGCGGCGTCCTCCGGGTCGTGCGGGGCGGCGACCACGGCCCCGTACAGCCCATCCGCGCGGCTCACCCACTCCTCGGCCAGCCAGGCGTTGTAGGCCCGGCCCAGCGCCGCCGCGTAGACGTCGTCCGGCAGCGCCGCCATCGTCAGCAGGTGGTCCGGGAACAGGATGCCGATATCGACCGCCAGCGCGTCCAGGTCCTCCCGCATCTGCTGCGGCGTGTGCACGGACCGCGCGCCCGCCCCGCGATCGGGCAGGGGCAGATCGATTGCGAGCCGGAGCGCGTATCCCGGAATGTCCAGATAGCGTCGCGGCAGCGTGCTGATGTGCTCCAGCACGCGGCGATACGGCGGGTCAACGTAGGGCGCCAACGCCTCGGGCGTGTCGTTGACGTGGACGTCGACATCCACGATGACCATATCGTCACGGGTGGTGGCCGGTCGATCGGCGGTGACCGCCATGCGTCAAGCCCCCTGGCAGCGTGCCAAGCGGGCCATTCTATGCCGGATCGCGAGCGGCGACCTACCGGCGAGCGGAGACCTTTGCCTGGATGGTCGACATCCGACGTCCGAGACTCGGAACATCCCCACCCCTGTATCAAGTACGGGGCAGGCTCTATCCCTCTCCCATCAATAGTCCTGTGCAATACGCAGCCGAGTTTGAGGATGACCGGGCGCATCCTATCGGCACCCAGGTTCAATGATGGGTGGATTCCCGCCTTCGCGGGAATGACGAACGGGTACGCAAAGGTCTCCGGCTGTCGGAGTGCGGCATGACTGCCGACGGCATGGCGCGGCGCCGGACCAAGATCGTCGCCACGATCGGTCCCGCCAGCGTTGGTCGGGTCGATGAGCTGGTGGCGGCCGGCATGGACGTGGCGCGCCTCAACTTCTCTCACGGCACACCGGCTGACCACCGGGCCGCCGCGCGGGCAGTGCGTGAGGCGTCCGCGCGCGCCGGCCGGCCGGTGGCCGTGTTGGT from Chloroflexota bacterium harbors:
- a CDS encoding Rieske (2Fe-2S) protein, whose translation is MARIHAGPADALAPGERTFVKHRNFEIGVFNVNGKFRAYRNRCPHQLGPACEGAISGTLMGSADTDWQLEWVLDGRVLLCPWHQVEFDLDTGERIRGLGERLRSYTVEVDDGELYVHV
- a CDS encoding class I SAM-dependent methyltransferase, with translation MAAYDPIADWYAAQVRSGSLNAFLSHLACRLLEMAGEVSGKRVLDAGCGEGHVARLFARHGAEVVAVDISPKLLHLARTFEEQDQLAIEYVEADLADGLPSHCGAFDLAIANMVLEDCEDHAGVLAGIADALNPDGRFLLSLNNPYAVAARGKVDDYFRSGALAQTFGTDQARYEVPFYYRSFKDLMAEFRRQGFLLRSLVDIRPNPSDPHLPDDPVPKIMLLELVRHGP
- a CDS encoding amidohydrolase family protein, with the translated sequence MAVTADRPATTRDDMVIVDVDVHVNDTPEALAPYVDPPYRRVLEHISTLPRRYLDIPGYALRLAIDLPLPDRGAGARSVHTPQQMREDLDALAVDIGILFPDHLLTMAALPDDVYAAALGRAYNAWLAEEWVSRADGLYGAVVAAPHDPEDAAREIRRYGALDEFVGVYLPTAGVSPLWGARRYTPIFEAAAEMGLPVMLHSVGLIHAAFPFNVEQFRTILFRHPIQHEFALMANMFSMLESAIPARFPDLRIVFTEGGISWVPFTMWRLDKEYHEYRSLAPLLEHPPSHYIRKFYFSTQPIEEPERPQDLVTMLDMFDGADQVLFASDWPHHDFDHPRQVLNMPFPADAKRKIMGENALALFGIDAPVRAG
- a CDS encoding metallophosphoesterase family protein, producing the protein MRICLIGDTHGFVPGLDAAIEACRRHAPDRVVHCGDFLTSPFSPDPPGETMDLLRAEGVDVIYGNNEAYLRDWGTPRWDSTVAARRRRPDSPDYFLSHIERGQAEISATDLEWLRALPAELSLGGAREGDVFVCHGMPGNPFATIWDTDPAFTPAFTEQEIEVALSREGVASADLILCGHTPGPTLLRVALPNGRAALVVRSSGYRPGDGPGPWYQGICVLTDSGGPLTGFARWRIGFEWAPFGPRDPSWSDLRALT